In the Anaerostipes caccae L1-92 genome, CAAGGCTGTCGGAATCATCATTGCAAATCCGGAATTTGAAGATGTGCGGAGTCTGGAAGGCGTGGCGCCAACTAAGAATCCGTCTGTTCCAATCATCGCAGTTCCGACGACCGCGGGAACCGCAGCTGAGGTTACGATCAACTATGTCATCACAGATGTGGAAAAGAGACGCAAATTCGTCTGTGTAGACACCCATGATATCCCGGTCATTGCCGTCATCGATCCGGATATGATGTCCTCTATGCCGAAGGGCCTGACTGCCGCAACCGGAATGGATGCCCTTACCCATGCGATCGAAGGATATACTACAAAAGATGCATGGGAAATGACAGACATGTTTCATCTGAAAGCGATTGAACTGATCGCACAGAATCTGCGGGGTGCAGTGGAAAATACAGAAGAGGGCAGAGAGGGAATGGCTCTCGGACAGTATGTGGCAGGAATGGGATTCTCAAATGTAGGACTGGGAATCGTACACTCCATGGCTCATTCACTGGGAGCAGTCTATGATACACCGCACGGTGTTGCAAATGCCATTCTTCTTCCGGCTGTCATGGAATACAACGCTGATGCCACAGGGGATAAATATAAGTACATCGCCAAGGCCATGGGTGTGGAAGGCACAGAAGATATGAGTCAGGAAGAATATAGGAAGGCTGCCGTGGACGCGGTGAGACAGCTCTCCATCGATGTGGGAATTCCACAGGATCTGAAAGAAATCGTCAAAGAAGAGGACATTCAGTTCCTTTCAGAGTCAGCGGCCGCAGATGCGTGTGCACCTGGAAATCCAAAGGATGCAAGTTTAGAAGATATTATTGCAATCTATAAATCTTTGCTGTAAGAATTTACGTAAACGAAATGAAAGGACTGGCACACGGAAAAAGTGCGCCAGTCCTTTTTGCAGGATTATTTGCCGTTTTGAAGTTTATCAAAGAAATCTTTTGTCTTCAGAGAAAAAGAACATTTTTCTACCTCGGCATTTGTCAGAAAATCTGTATAAACCCCGTAGACACCGAGTTTCATATATTCTTTGGCTTCATATACACTGTTGACAGTATGTGTGAAAGAATACAGGCCTGCGTCACTT is a window encoding:
- the fucO gene encoding lactaldehyde reductase codes for the protein MAKRIVLNETSYHGKGAVREIAAEVGARGFKKAFICSDPDLVKFGVTKKVTDVLDEAGCEYEVYSNIKPNPTIENVQTGVAAFKESGADYLIAIGGGSSMDTSKAVGIIIANPEFEDVRSLEGVAPTKNPSVPIIAVPTTAGTAAEVTINYVITDVEKRRKFVCVDTHDIPVIAVIDPDMMSSMPKGLTAATGMDALTHAIEGYTTKDAWEMTDMFHLKAIELIAQNLRGAVENTEEGREGMALGQYVAGMGFSNVGLGIVHSMAHSLGAVYDTPHGVANAILLPAVMEYNADATGDKYKYIAKAMGVEGTEDMSQEEYRKAAVDAVRQLSIDVGIPQDLKEIVKEEDIQFLSESAAADACAPGNPKDASLEDIIAIYKSLL